The genome window GGCAATCGCAATCGGATATGTTAAGGCTGAAATAATTTTTTGTTTTGTGTAATGCTGTTTTTCAAAATGATTGGCTAATCTTTCTAAAGTCTCATCCATACTCCCTGTAGCTTCTCCTGCGCGAATCATATTTACAAACATACTGGAGAAAACCTTTCTATGTTTCGCTGCTGCTGTGGATAAAGGATTCCCATCTTTTAAATCTTGTTCTACCACTAATAAAGCCTTCCGCAATGCCTTACTTTCTGTCTGCTCAGCAAGTATCGCAGTTGCATCCACTACTGATATACCTGCTTTTATCAGGGTAGCGAACTGGCGCAAATAAATGACAAAGTCTTGGAGCTTTACAGGACTGCCAAATGTAATTTCCTTTGTTAAAAGAGTTTCAGGAACTTCATTTATTTCTGTTATCTTAATCCCTTTTTCTTTTAACTGCACGATCGCTTCTCTTTTGGATGAAGCTGTTACTATCCCTTTTTTTGTTCCTTTTCGATCTCTTCCCGTATATTTATAGCGAGCCATATTTATTGCTCCTTTTCTTGTAGATAAGGAAGTGCAGCTTCTCTTAATACAGCACCAGCGTGAACTAATTCTTTTACATTGCTTTCCAATGTATGCATTCCAGCTGCTTTTGAGGTTTGCATAATATTTAAAATCTGATGAATTTTTTCATTACGAATCAAATTGGCTACAGCTGAATTGTTCACAAGAATCTCTGTTGCTGAAACCCTTCCCGATTTATCTGGGGTTGGGAATAGGCGTTGAGCTACAATGCTTACTAAAACAGAAGCCAACTGGATTCGAATTTGATCCTGCTGCGTGGGTGGAAAAACGTCAATAATTCGGTTAATGGTTGCTGGAGCACTCGATGTATGGAGTGTTCCCAGTACCAAATGCCCCGTTTCCGCTGCTGTAATGGCTGTTTGAATTGTTTCTAAATCACGCATTTCTCCAACAAGAATCACATCTGGATCTTGGCGCAAAGATGCTCGTAAGCCATTGGCAAAATTATTGGTATCAAACCCAACTTCTCGTTGGTCAATAATACACTTGCCATGCTTATGCAAATACTCAATCGGATCCTCTAACGTGATAATATGCTTGCGCATAGTTTCGTTCATATAGGCAATCATCGCCGCTAATGTCGTTGATTTGCCACTGCCTGTCGGTCCTGTAATTAAAATAAGCCCCTGAGGCCTTTCAGCAATTTTCTTTATAATAGCAGGAAGCTTTAAATCATCTAGACTAGGGATCGATGTTGGTACAACTCGAATAGCTAAAGCAATGCATGCTCTTTGCTTATACACATTAACCCTAAATCTAGACACTCCTTTTAAACTGTATGAGAAATCAAGTTCACCACGATCTTGGAAGACTTCCCATAACTTCTCTGGAACCATTGTTCTTGCCATTATTTCTGTATCATTTGGTTCTAGATTATTTTTGCCATACCGCTTTAAATCTCCATTTATTCTCATAACAGGAGGAACACCAACTGTAAGATGAATATCTGATGCTTTTAATTCAAAGCCTACTCTCAATAAGTAATCAATACTATGGTTCAATAATGTCCCTCCTAATCAGGGATAGCTACTCTTAATACTTCTTCTGTAGTAGTAATTCCTTGCTTCACCTTTAATAATCCATCAT of Niallia circulans contains these proteins:
- a CDS encoding type IV pilus twitching motility protein PilT; this encodes MNHSIDYLLRVGFELKASDIHLTVGVPPVMRINGDLKRYGKNNLEPNDTEIMARTMVPEKLWEVFQDRGELDFSYSLKGVSRFRVNVYKQRACIALAIRVVPTSIPSLDDLKLPAIIKKIAERPQGLILITGPTGSGKSTTLAAMIAYMNETMRKHIITLEDPIEYLHKHGKCIIDQREVGFDTNNFANGLRASLRQDPDVILVGEMRDLETIQTAITAAETGHLVLGTLHTSSAPATINRIIDVFPPTQQDQIRIQLASVLVSIVAQRLFPTPDKSGRVSATEILVNNSAVANLIRNEKIHQILNIMQTSKAAGMHTLESNVKELVHAGAVLREAALPYLQEKEQ